The nucleotide window GCGTTGCAAAGAACACAAACAAGCCAGGCATGACAGCAATCCAAATCAGCAATGTCCAGAAGCGCTATCAATCGCTGCAGGCGCTGGGCGGCGTGTCGCTCTCGATCGAGGAAGGCGAATTCTTCGGGCTGCTCGGGCCGAACGGCGCCGGCAAGACCACGCTGATCTCGATCATCGCGGGCCTGATCCGCGCCGACGGCGGTTCCGTGTCGATCCATGGCCACGACGTGGTGACCGATTTCCGTGCCGCCCGCAGGAAGCTTGGCGTGGTGCCGCAGGAACTGGTGTTCGACCCGTTCTTTACCGTGCGCGAGACGCTGCGCCTGCAGTCCGGCTACTTCGGCCTGCCGAACAACGACAAGTGGATCGACGAGGTGATGGAAAACCTCGACCTGACCAACAAGGCCGACACCAATATGCGCGCGCTGTCCGGCGGCATGAAGCGCCGCGTGCTGGTGGCGCAGGCGCTGGTGCACAAGCCGCCCGTCATCGTGCTCGACGAGCCGACCGCCGGTGTCGACGTCGAACTGCGCCAGACGCTGTGGAAGTTCATTTCGCGCCTGAACCGCGAAGGCCATACCATCGTGCTGACCACCCACTACCTGGAAGAAGCGCAGGCGATGTGCAAGCGCGTGGCGATGATGAAGCTGGGCAAGGTGGTGGCGCTGGACACCATGTCCTCGCTGATCCGCCGCATCTCCGGCTCGCAGCTGATCGTGCACCTGAAGCAGGGCGACCTGCCGCCGGACCTGCAGCACCTGGTACTGCACGCCGAGACCGGTTCGCAACTGTCCGCCTCGGGCCGCCAGTACAGCCTGAAGGTCAACGAATACATGGAAGTGGAAACCATCCTGGCGCGCCTGCGCGAGAGCGGCGCCGTGATCGACGAGATGCAGCTGCAGCAGGCCGACCTGGAAGACATTTTCCTGGAAATCACCGGCGGAGGGGCCGCGCAATGATGTCGACCGGCTTTCGCACCCTGGTGTACAAGGAAACCCTGCGCTTCTACAAGGTGGCCACGCAGACCATCGCCGCGCCGATCCTTACCGCCATGCTGTACCTGCTGATCTTCGGCCACGTGCTGGAAGGGCGCGTGCAGGTCTACGAGGGCGTGTCGTACACGTCGTTCCTGATCCCCGGCCTGGTGATGATGAGCGTGCTGCAGAACTCGTTCGCCAATTCCTCGTCGTCGCTGATCCAGTCGAAGATCACCGGCAACCTGGTGTTCGTGCTGCTGACGCCCCTGTCTCACTGGGAAATCTTCTCGGCCTACACGATCGCCGCGATGGTACGCGGCCTCGTCGTCGGCCTGGGCGTGTTCATCGCCACCGCGTGGTTCGCCCACATGTCGTTCGCCTGGCCGCTGTGGATCGTCGCGTTCGCGCTGCTGGGCGCCGCCATCCTCGGCACGATGGGCCTGATCGCCGGCATCTGGGCCGAGAAATTCGACCAGCTGGCGGCATTCCAGAACTTCCTGATCATGCCGCTGACGTTCCTGTCCGGCGTGTTCTATTCGATCCATTCGCTGCCGCCGTTCTGGCTGACCGTGTCGCACCTGAACCCGTTCTTCTACATGATCGACGGCTTCCGCTACGGCTTCTTCGGCCAGTCCGACATCAATCCCTGGACCAGCCTGGCCATCGTGTCCGCCTTCCTGGTGGTGCTCGCGCTGCTGGCCATCCGGCTGCTGAAGAGCGGCTACCGGCTGAGACACTGAGCAGGCACTGAGCAGGCACCGAGCAGCCACCGAGCAGCCACTGAGCAGCCATTAAAAAACCAGACGTTGAAGAAATATTGAAGAGGTACCGAACATGACCACCACCCCTGAAGCAATCCACGGCTACATCGCCGCCGGCCTCGACTGCACCCACCTGGAAGTGGAGGGCGACGGCCAGCACTTCACCGCCGTCATCGTCTCGCCCGCCTTCGCCGGCAAGCGCCCCATCCAGCGCCACCAGATCGTCTACGCGGCGCTGGGCGACCGCATGCGCGAGGAAATCCACGCGCTGTCGATGAAGACGCTGACCCCGGAAGAATTCGCGGCCAAGGCATAACGAGACAACCAAGGAAAAAATCGATGGACAAACTGCTCATCACCGGCGGCAAGCGCCTGGTCGGGGACATCCAGATCTCCGGCGCCAAGAACGCGGCGCTGCCTATCCTGTGCGCGGGCCTGCTGACGTCCGGCGACCTGCAACTGTCGAACGTGCCCAACCTGCACGACGTGTCGACGATGCTCAGGCTGCTGCGCCAGACCGGCCTGACGGTCGCGCAGGACGGCGACAAGGTCACGCTGAACGGCGCGAAGATCGACAAGCTGGAAGCGCCGTACGAGCTGGTGAAGACGATGCGTGCATCGATCCTGGTACTGGGCCCCCTGCTGGCGCGCTTCGGCGAAGCCAAGGTATCGCTGCCGGGCGGCTGCGCGATCGGTTCGCGCCCCGTCGACCAGCACATCAAGGGCTTGCAGGCACTGGGCGCGGAGATCTCGATCGACGCGGGATACATCTACGCCAAGGCGAAAAAACTGCAGGGCACCCGCGTCGTCACCGACATGATCACGGTGACCGGCACGGAAAACCTGCTGATGGCCGCCACGCTGGCCGAAGGCGAGACGGTGCTGGAAAACGCCGCGCGCGAGCCGGAAGTGACGGACCTGGCCAACCTGCTGGTGGCCATGGGCGCGAAGATCGACGGCATCGGCACCGACCGCCTGGTGATCCAGGGCGTGCCGGCGCTGAACGGCGCGGCGCACGCGGTGATCTCCGACCGCATCGAAGCAGCCACCTTCCTGTGCGCCGTGGCGGCCGCCGGCGGCGACATCACGATCCGCAACACCCGCACCGACATCCTCGATGCAGCACTGGAAAAGCTGCGCGAGATGGGCGTGCGCCTGACCGTGGGCGATACGTGGATCCGCGCGCAGATGGATGCGCGGCCCACGCCGGTATCGTTCCGCACCACCGAATACCCGGGCTTCCCGACCGACATGCAGGCGCAGTTCATGGCCGTCAACACGATCGCCGCCGGCCAG belongs to Pseudoduganella albidiflava and includes:
- a CDS encoding ABC transporter ATP-binding protein, whose amino-acid sequence is MTAIQISNVQKRYQSLQALGGVSLSIEEGEFFGLLGPNGAGKTTLISIIAGLIRADGGSVSIHGHDVVTDFRAARRKLGVVPQELVFDPFFTVRETLRLQSGYFGLPNNDKWIDEVMENLDLTNKADTNMRALSGGMKRRVLVAQALVHKPPVIVLDEPTAGVDVELRQTLWKFISRLNREGHTIVLTTHYLEEAQAMCKRVAMMKLGKVVALDTMSSLIRRISGSQLIVHLKQGDLPPDLQHLVLHAETGSQLSASGRQYSLKVNEYMEVETILARLRESGAVIDEMQLQQADLEDIFLEITGGGAAQ
- a CDS encoding BolA family protein, which produces MTTTPEAIHGYIAAGLDCTHLEVEGDGQHFTAVIVSPAFAGKRPIQRHQIVYAALGDRMREEIHALSMKTLTPEEFAAKA
- the murA gene encoding UDP-N-acetylglucosamine 1-carboxyvinyltransferase, which codes for MDKLLITGGKRLVGDIQISGAKNAALPILCAGLLTSGDLQLSNVPNLHDVSTMLRLLRQTGLTVAQDGDKVTLNGAKIDKLEAPYELVKTMRASILVLGPLLARFGEAKVSLPGGCAIGSRPVDQHIKGLQALGAEISIDAGYIYAKAKKLQGTRVVTDMITVTGTENLLMAATLAEGETVLENAAREPEVTDLANLLVAMGAKIDGIGTDRLVIQGVPALNGAAHAVISDRIEAATFLCAVAAAGGDITIRNTRTDILDAALEKLREMGVRLTVGDTWIRAQMDARPTPVSFRTTEYPGFPTDMQAQFMAVNTIAAGQSTVTETIFENRFMHVQEMNRLGARIRIDGNTAFIDGTQQLIGAPVMATDLRASASLVIAGLSAKGETLVDRIYHLDRGYDRMEVKLSAVGANITRIK
- a CDS encoding ABC transporter permease; the protein is MMSTGFRTLVYKETLRFYKVATQTIAAPILTAMLYLLIFGHVLEGRVQVYEGVSYTSFLIPGLVMMSVLQNSFANSSSSLIQSKITGNLVFVLLTPLSHWEIFSAYTIAAMVRGLVVGLGVFIATAWFAHMSFAWPLWIVAFALLGAAILGTMGLIAGIWAEKFDQLAAFQNFLIMPLTFLSGVFYSIHSLPPFWLTVSHLNPFFYMIDGFRYGFFGQSDINPWTSLAIVSAFLVVLALLAIRLLKSGYRLRH